The proteins below come from a single uncultured Carboxylicivirga sp. genomic window:
- a CDS encoding PEP/pyruvate-binding domain-containing protein yields the protein MQRNWPQLNHLHSVPDDKSSGKVLETINALWEVLMQQNPIDEILEEVITVLPMGLDKPDLVGIKVYYKNYLSKTENFKETHWGLTERFTTIDGEKGAVDLFYLEKQEEKDEGPFLRSERLLVNQTARMLANYINTIVAELNHSESVERLKELSTINRTTRIINEGKSIDDVLQQIAFILPSGWQYPDFAVARITYGENEYISEFFAETEWVQTQRFKTLDSVSGSIDVFYTKDFSIYSGDPFLSEERDLLINLARLVTDYLNTQLANKERIARQERVKELKAINETSRIINLQMPVSYTLSHVVEYIPAGMQHPEYSVARIVFNGEEFLSNGFVVSPWVLRQTFETINGKKGFIEIYYLKEIAKTQEELFLNEENDLISNLCNLIAGYLNSLEARDLLDKIGSGNKLQYPNKKSLESKLSTEKTSKHLLQNFMHRNNAARDIYHDLMPFRVKEILLVANLYDAYAIENEGRFSEQIMGGFYQLHLTLLPRVTGVTTYDEAIEKLNEKHFDLIIVMVGMDKKTPVNLSKKVKKEFPYIPIFMLLNSDTDIPYFQARQKELGVLDEIFVWNGDPKVFSSMVFHLEDKVNVENDTEIGLARVILLVEDSVRYYSKYLPLLYASVLEQTHRLIDDVQGDELYAVLRLKGRPKVLLARSYEEALDIFLKYKDYLLCLISDVEFSRSGRMDANAGFELVNYAKEQIKDLPVILQSSKIEYSQDAYELKTVFINKYSESLLQDIKTFISHYLGFGNFSYKDAKGRNIAVAKNLKEFEQQLRTIPIESVVYHAKKNHFSLWLMARGEFRIAKMIAPYRISDFNDAESIRTYLLEIIKTQREEKNQGKVIDFDEVDVLDDSNIVSLAGGSMGGKGRGLSFINTLLYNFDFEAHVSGINIRTPRTTVIGTNEFELFMERNNFHELIFRELNYQQIKKIFLEGELSQKLINRLKRLLTIFSSPIAVRSSGLLEDSQKQPFAGVFETYLLPNNHKDENERLKQLCEAVKLVFASVFSDTARAFTEAVDFKVEEEKMAVIIQEAVGQQHESVYYPHMSGVAQSYNYYSFGHMNPEDGFAVLALGFGKYVVDGEKSLRFCPVYPDLDNNSPKDQLKNSQTEFYAIDLNKLNLNLLEGETAALVRLDCMDAEMHGTLKHLASVYNPDNQTIQPGLDQAGPRILNFANILKYNYIPLAKTIEVVLDVVKEAMGSPVEIEFAVDLRKDERGRATFYLLQIKPLLGGAQNYSINMSHIDEQQIVLQSSQSMGNGKNKTVNDVIYIEASKFDKSKTQEMAIEVERLNQKMKASGRHYVLIGPGRWGTRDKWIGIPVNWTQISNAQMIVETDLEGFPLEASGGSHFFHNVTSMHVGYSSINQSNKYDFVRWDILDQQEVIEQTNYFKHIRFRHNLVIRMDGRKRKSIITYDEGCEKR from the coding sequence ACGAGATTTTAGAAGAGGTAATTACCGTTCTTCCAATGGGATTAGATAAACCCGACCTGGTTGGAATAAAGGTTTATTATAAAAATTACCTTTCAAAAACTGAGAATTTTAAAGAAACTCATTGGGGATTAACCGAGAGGTTTACAACTATAGATGGAGAAAAAGGTGCTGTTGATTTGTTTTATCTCGAAAAACAAGAAGAAAAGGATGAAGGACCTTTTTTAAGGTCGGAGCGCTTATTGGTAAACCAAACAGCGCGGATGCTCGCTAATTATATTAATACAATTGTGGCAGAGTTGAATCATTCCGAATCTGTTGAACGGCTTAAAGAGTTATCAACAATCAATCGAACTACGCGAATCATTAATGAAGGAAAATCGATTGATGATGTGCTTCAACAAATTGCATTTATTCTTCCTTCGGGATGGCAATACCCCGACTTTGCTGTTGCTCGTATTACGTATGGAGAAAATGAATATATAAGCGAGTTTTTTGCAGAAACTGAATGGGTGCAAACACAGCGTTTTAAAACACTTGATAGTGTTTCGGGTTCCATTGATGTTTTTTATACGAAAGATTTTTCGATTTACTCCGGAGACCCATTTTTGAGCGAAGAGCGTGATTTGTTAATCAATCTGGCACGTTTAGTTACTGATTATTTAAATACTCAACTAGCGAACAAAGAGCGCATAGCTCGACAAGAAAGGGTAAAGGAGCTCAAAGCGATTAATGAAACTTCGCGTATTATTAATTTACAAATGCCGGTTTCGTATACACTTAGTCACGTAGTGGAATATATTCCAGCAGGAATGCAGCATCCCGAGTATTCAGTTGCTCGCATTGTATTTAATGGCGAAGAATTTTTAAGTAATGGTTTTGTTGTATCGCCATGGGTATTGCGGCAGACTTTCGAAACAATTAATGGTAAAAAGGGATTTATAGAGATCTATTATCTGAAAGAAATAGCTAAAACTCAGGAAGAGCTTTTTTTAAATGAGGAAAATGATTTAATATCAAACCTCTGTAATTTAATTGCAGGTTACCTTAATAGTCTTGAAGCGCGCGATTTATTAGATAAAATTGGTAGTGGTAACAAGCTTCAATATCCCAATAAAAAATCCTTAGAAAGTAAGTTATCAACAGAAAAGACGAGTAAGCACTTGTTGCAAAATTTTATGCATCGTAACAATGCTGCACGTGATATCTATCACGATTTGATGCCATTCAGAGTAAAAGAAATATTGTTGGTGGCTAATTTATATGATGCCTATGCTATCGAAAACGAAGGCCGTTTTTCGGAACAGATTATGGGAGGTTTTTATCAGTTACATCTCACCTTATTACCTCGGGTAACAGGTGTAACAACTTACGATGAAGCCATTGAAAAACTGAATGAGAAACATTTCGATTTAATAATTGTGATGGTGGGCATGGACAAGAAAACTCCTGTCAATTTAAGTAAGAAAGTAAAAAAGGAGTTCCCATATATTCCCATTTTTATGTTGCTTAACAGTGATACTGATATTCCTTATTTTCAGGCGCGGCAGAAAGAATTAGGTGTGCTCGATGAAATATTTGTATGGAATGGTGATCCGAAGGTGTTTTCATCGATGGTTTTTCACTTAGAAGACAAGGTGAATGTGGAAAACGACACTGAAATAGGTTTAGCACGTGTAATATTGCTGGTAGAAGATTCAGTACGATATTATTCCAAGTATTTGCCATTGCTTTACGCAAGTGTATTGGAGCAAACGCACCGTTTAATTGATGATGTACAAGGTGATGAGTTATATGCTGTTTTGCGCTTAAAAGGCCGTCCTAAAGTTTTATTGGCCCGAAGTTATGAAGAAGCCCTTGACATCTTTTTAAAATATAAAGATTACTTATTATGTCTGATTTCGGATGTTGAGTTTTCGCGTAGTGGCAGGATGGATGCTAATGCGGGTTTCGAATTGGTTAATTATGCAAAGGAGCAGATAAAAGATTTACCGGTTATTTTGCAAAGCTCAAAAATTGAATATTCGCAGGATGCCTATGAGTTGAAAACTGTATTTATCAACAAATATAGCGAGAGCTTATTACAAGATATTAAAACGTTTATCAGTCATTATTTAGGCTTTGGAAATTTTTCGTATAAAGATGCAAAAGGCCGTAACATTGCTGTGGCCAAAAACCTGAAGGAATTTGAGCAACAATTGCGCACTATTCCCATTGAATCGGTTGTTTATCATGCCAAGAAAAACCATTTCTCGCTATGGCTGATGGCCAGAGGTGAATTTAGAATTGCCAAAATGATTGCACCTTATCGAATCAGCGATTTTAATGATGCCGAAAGTATTCGTACCTATTTGCTCGAAATTATCAAAACACAGCGTGAAGAAAAGAACCAAGGTAAAGTAATTGATTTTGATGAAGTAGATGTGTTGGATGACAGCAACATTGTGAGTTTGGCTGGAGGTTCAATGGGGGGTAAGGGCCGAGGTTTGTCATTTATCAACACCTTACTTTATAACTTCGATTTTGAGGCTCATGTTTCTGGAATCAATATCAGAACACCTCGAACTACCGTTATTGGAACCAATGAGTTTGAACTTTTTATGGAGCGAAATAATTTTCATGAACTTATTTTTAGAGAACTTAATTATCAGCAAATAAAAAAAATATTTCTCGAAGGAGAGTTGTCACAAAAACTCATTAATCGGTTAAAGCGACTTCTCACTATTTTTTCAAGTCCTATTGCTGTCCGATCATCAGGTTTGCTCGAAGATAGTCAGAAACAGCCTTTTGCCGGAGTGTTTGAAACTTATCTCTTACCTAATAATCACAAAGATGAAAATGAACGCTTAAAACAATTGTGTGAAGCTGTTAAACTGGTTTTTGCATCTGTTTTTAGCGATACAGCACGTGCTTTCACCGAAGCTGTTGATTTTAAGGTTGAAGAAGAAAAAATGGCAGTAATTATTCAAGAAGCTGTTGGTCAGCAGCACGAGAGTGTCTATTATCCGCATATGAGTGGGGTAGCTCAATCGTACAATTACTATTCGTTTGGGCATATGAATCCCGAGGATGGTTTTGCGGTGCTGGCATTGGGCTTTGGAAAATATGTGGTAGATGGGGAGAAGTCACTTCGTTTTTGTCCGGTTTATCCCGATTTGGATAATAATTCACCTAAAGACCAATTGAAGAATTCTCAAACGGAGTTTTATGCCATCGATCTGAATAAGCTAAACTTGAATTTGTTGGAAGGCGAAACAGCTGCTTTAGTTCGTCTCGATTGTATGGATGCCGAAATGCATGGTACTTTAAAACATTTGGCATCGGTATATAATCCCGATAATCAAACAATACAGCCGGGACTTGATCAGGCTGGGCCACGTATTCTTAATTTTGCAAATATTCTTAAATACAACTATATCCCTCTTGCCAAAACCATTGAAGTAGTTTTAGATGTGGTGAAGGAGGCTATGGGATCGCCTGTAGAAATAGAGTTCGCCGTAGATTTAAGAAAGGATGAGCGAGGAAGAGCTACTTTTTATTTACTTCAGATAAAACCTCTGCTGGGAGGAGCTCAGAATTATTCAATTAATATGAGCCATATTGACGAGCAGCAGATTGTTCTGCAATCATCACAAAGTATGGGGAATGGTAAGAATAAAACGGTTAACGATGTCATTTACATTGAAGCCAGTAAATTTGATAAGTCGAAAACTCAGGAAATGGCAATTGAAGTTGAGCGATTAAACCAAAAAATGAAGGCTTCGGGCCGTCATTATGTATTGATAGGACCCGGCAGATGGGGAACGCGGGATAAGTGGATTGGCATACCTGTTAACTGGACACAGATTTCAAATGCTCAAATGATTGTAGAAACCGATTTGGAGGGATTTCCTTTGGAAGCTTCCGGGGGCTCCCACTTTTTTCATAATGTAACATCAATGCATGTTGGATATTCTTCCATCAACCAAAGTAATAAATATGATTTTGTTCGATGGGATATTTTGGATCAACAAGAGGTAATAGAACAAACCAATTACTTCAAACATATTCGTTTCCGTCATAATCTGGTAATTCGAATGGATGGCCGCAAAAGAAAATCTATCATTACCTATGATGAAGGCTGTGAAAAACGATAG
- a CDS encoding PEP/pyruvate-binding domain-containing protein encodes MKSHFDIRQSTYFTETQFSHLMQRRIHKVLLICSGYDAFMLEEDGRIDEQIFNEYVSLNLRYPPQFIQVKSAEEAFKVLKEQKIDLVITMLSVGGMDPFKMAKKVKERYESIPIVVLTPFSREVSVRMRREDTSAIDYIFCWLGNADIMLAIIKLIEDEMNVQHDVEEVGVQCILLVEDSVRFYSSYLPLIYRLILTQAKKFMDEGLNEHQKMMRMRGRPKILLARTYEEALELYLKYNDNLLGIISDVSFEKEGKKDTEAGIKFAKVVKRSNPYMPFLLQSSNKSLAETAKDLRVGFLYKHSSSLLRKLKEFINTYMAFGDFIFIDPTTGMEVCRVSNLKELQEKLFEIPDESLFYHFKRDHVSKWLNARALFAVAEVVKYLKVEDFADLDETKHFLFDTIASFRYSKARGIIAKFYRDKFDEYLTFTRIGEGTIGGKARGLAFLNMLIKKHQGLNSLSDVIITIPRTVALSTDVFDEFMEVNKLYPVALSDVSDEEIMNAFVAGNLPERIHGDLLKFISIVKGPIAIRSSSVLEDSHYQPFAGIYSTYMISKGTDDKVVLNQLCDAIKCVYASAFYRSSKRYMEATMNVIDEERMGIVLQEVVGQKHGDVFYPTFSGVGRSVNFYPIAPEKAEDGTVNVAMGLGKHIVEGGMTLRFSPKYPQKILQLSSPDLAVKETQKSFYALDLNSDSFKPSVNDAVNIKKLAIKAAEEHGTLRWLGSVYDYNTHMVRDGLMAKGLRLVTFANVLKYDAFPLAEIMRIVLEIGQKEMNQPVEVEFAVDLQTPNGEPPVFYLLQIRPIVDSKETISEKLEEINPEETLIYSASALGNGVVNGVKDVIYIKKEGFNPANNAKLVPIFDKLNAPFHQKGESYILVGPGRWGSQDPWLGVPVKWTQISAARVIVEMGLENYRVDPSQGTHFFQNLTSLRVAYFTVTPSIGDGFINLDYLNSLPAEYEDEFVRHVKLPSEGVIKVDGQKGIGVVMPPKKD; translated from the coding sequence ATGAAAAGCCATTTTGATATACGACAAAGTACTTATTTTACCGAAACTCAATTTAGTCATTTAATGCAACGCCGAATACACAAGGTGTTGTTGATTTGTAGTGGGTACGATGCTTTTATGTTAGAAGAAGATGGCAGAATTGATGAGCAGATTTTTAACGAATATGTTTCGCTTAACCTGCGTTATCCACCACAATTTATTCAGGTCAAATCAGCCGAAGAAGCATTTAAGGTACTGAAAGAGCAAAAGATCGATTTGGTTATTACCATGCTGAGTGTAGGAGGGATGGATCCTTTTAAGATGGCTAAGAAAGTGAAGGAGCGCTACGAATCGATTCCTATTGTTGTGCTCACTCCCTTTTCGCGCGAAGTTTCTGTACGAATGCGCCGTGAGGATACCAGTGCTATTGATTACATTTTTTGCTGGTTGGGCAATGCAGATATTATGCTGGCTATTATTAAGCTGATTGAAGATGAAATGAATGTGCAGCACGATGTGGAAGAAGTGGGTGTTCAGTGCATTTTGCTTGTTGAGGATTCTGTACGTTTTTACTCCAGTTACCTTCCATTGATCTATCGTTTGATTCTTACTCAGGCCAAAAAATTTATGGATGAGGGATTAAACGAGCATCAAAAAATGATGAGAATGAGGGGGCGTCCTAAAATTCTTTTGGCTCGTACTTACGAAGAAGCATTAGAGCTTTATTTGAAATATAACGATAATTTGCTTGGAATAATATCCGATGTATCGTTCGAAAAAGAAGGGAAGAAAGACACGGAGGCAGGGATTAAATTTGCCAAAGTTGTGAAGCGCTCTAATCCATATATGCCATTCTTACTACAATCATCAAATAAAAGTTTGGCCGAAACTGCTAAAGATTTGCGTGTTGGTTTTTTATATAAGCACTCCTCGTCGTTGTTGCGAAAGCTGAAAGAGTTTATCAATACATACATGGCTTTTGGCGATTTTATTTTTATCGATCCAACAACAGGAATGGAAGTTTGCAGGGTGAGTAACTTAAAAGAACTGCAGGAAAAGCTTTTTGAGATACCCGATGAATCTTTGTTTTATCATTTTAAACGCGATCATGTATCAAAATGGTTAAATGCCCGCGCTTTATTTGCAGTGGCCGAAGTAGTAAAGTACTTGAAAGTTGAAGATTTTGCTGATTTGGACGAGACCAAGCACTTTCTGTTTGATACGATTGCCAGTTTTAGATATAGCAAGGCTCGAGGTATTATAGCCAAGTTTTATCGCGATAAATTCGATGAGTATCTAACCTTTACCCGAATTGGAGAAGGCACGATTGGCGGCAAAGCACGTGGCCTGGCTTTTTTAAATATGTTGATTAAAAAGCATCAGGGATTAAATTCTTTGAGCGATGTAATTATTACTATTCCCCGAACAGTTGCACTTAGTACTGATGTGTTTGACGAGTTTATGGAAGTTAATAAACTGTATCCTGTAGCACTTTCTGATGTTTCTGATGAAGAGATAATGAATGCTTTTGTGGCCGGTAATCTACCGGAGCGTATCCATGGCGATTTACTTAAGTTTATTTCTATCGTTAAAGGTCCTATTGCCATCCGATCTTCCAGTGTATTGGAAGATAGCCATTACCAGCCGTTTGCAGGAATTTATTCAACTTATATGATTTCCAAGGGAACGGATGATAAAGTCGTGCTGAATCAACTTTGCGATGCTATTAAATGTGTTTATGCATCAGCTTTTTATCGTTCGAGCAAACGTTATATGGAGGCAACTATGAATGTAATCGATGAAGAGCGGATGGGCATTGTTCTCCAGGAAGTGGTTGGCCAAAAACATGGTGATGTTTTTTATCCTACTTTTTCAGGTGTGGGACGATCCGTTAATTTTTATCCGATTGCGCCTGAAAAAGCCGAAGATGGAACTGTTAATGTAGCGATGGGCTTGGGAAAACACATTGTAGAAGGTGGAATGACTTTGCGTTTTTCTCCTAAGTATCCGCAAAAGATTCTGCAGCTATCATCTCCTGATTTAGCCGTAAAAGAAACTCAAAAGAGTTTTTATGCATTGGATCTTAATTCAGATAGTTTTAAACCCTCGGTAAATGATGCTGTTAATATTAAGAAGTTAGCAATAAAAGCAGCTGAGGAACATGGAACCTTGCGATGGTTAGGTTCTGTTTATGATTATAATACGCACATGGTGCGAGATGGATTAATGGCTAAAGGTCTTCGGTTGGTAACTTTTGCCAATGTGTTAAAATACGATGCTTTTCCATTGGCTGAAATCATGCGAATAGTGCTTGAAATTGGTCAGAAGGAAATGAATCAGCCCGTAGAAGTAGAATTTGCGGTAGATCTTCAAACTCCTAATGGAGAACCTCCTGTGTTTTATTTATTGCAGATTCGACCCATTGTTGATAGTAAAGAAACCATTTCAGAAAAGCTGGAAGAGATTAATCCTGAAGAAACACTTATTTATTCTGCTTCGGCTTTAGGTAATGGCGTGGTAAATGGGGTTAAAGATGTTATTTATATAAAGAAAGAAGGTTTTAATCCGGCCAACAATGCCAAGTTGGTCCCCATTTTTGATAAGCTAAATGCTCCTTTTCACCAAAAAGGGGAATCGTATATATTGGTTGGCCCGGGGCGCTGGGGATCACAAGATCCGTGGTTAGGTGTTCCTGTTAAATGGACACAAATATCGGCAGCCAGAGTAATTGTTGAAATGGGGTTGGAAAATTACCGGGTTGATCCGAGTCAGGGAACACACTTTTTTCAGAATCTAACCAGTTTAAGAGTGGCTTATTTTACTGTTACCCCTTCAATTGGCGATGGTTTTATTAATCTAGATTATCTGAATAGTTTACCGGCAGAGTACGAAGATGAGTTTGTTCGCCATGTGAAACTACCATCCGAAGGTGTAATAAAAGTTGATGGGCAAAAGGGAATTGGAGTTGTTATGCCGCCTAAAAAAGACTAA
- a CDS encoding methylated-DNA--[protein]-cysteine S-methyltransferase, with product MNLVSIQYYYSPVGELIIGDYNNQICLCDWRYRKMRSSVDNRIKDGLKAEFIENKTDLIQTTIKQLNEYFQKQRTHFDIPLKFIGTTFQQEVWKSLLTIPYGQTESYLGLSKRLGNPKAIRAVASANGANALSIIVPCHRIVGSKGELTGYAGGLPAKKKLLELENALSNKHQLSLF from the coding sequence ATGAATTTAGTATCCATTCAATATTATTATAGTCCTGTTGGAGAATTAATAATTGGCGATTACAATAATCAGATCTGTTTGTGTGATTGGCGCTATCGAAAAATGAGATCATCGGTTGATAATAGAATTAAAGATGGCCTAAAGGCTGAATTTATTGAGAATAAGACTGATTTGATTCAAACAACCATCAAACAGTTAAATGAATACTTTCAAAAACAAAGAACTCATTTTGATATTCCTTTAAAATTTATTGGAACCACATTTCAACAAGAGGTTTGGAAATCTTTGTTAACCATTCCATACGGCCAAACCGAAAGCTATTTAGGTTTATCGAAGCGTTTGGGTAACCCCAAAGCGATCAGAGCAGTCGCCTCTGCCAATGGAGCCAATGCCCTATCCATTATAGTACCTTGCCACCGAATAGTTGGTAGCAAGGGAGAATTAACAGGATATGCCGGTGGATTGCCTGCTAAAAAGAAATTGCTTGAACTCGAAAATGCCCTTTCCAACAAACATCAACTTAGTCTTTTTTAG
- a CDS encoding zf-TFIIB domain-containing protein: MYCPRCNTILEEKSIKDISGSILVDTCPSCGGTWFDKGELDQLENVVNLSIVEIRHIPNKHQQLEKMKCPNCNLHPTLSKHQHQRDKKVVFDSCDICGGIWLDRGELEAIQKDNIVKAIGNLFRKII, from the coding sequence ATGTACTGCCCAAGATGCAACACTATTCTTGAAGAAAAATCAATTAAAGATATCTCTGGATCAATTCTGGTTGATACCTGTCCTTCATGTGGAGGAACCTGGTTCGACAAAGGAGAATTGGATCAGCTCGAAAATGTGGTGAATTTATCAATAGTTGAAATTCGCCATATCCCCAATAAACATCAGCAATTAGAAAAAATGAAATGCCCTAATTGCAACCTACATCCTACTCTTTCGAAACATCAACACCAACGAGATAAAAAAGTAGTTTTTGACAGCTGCGATATATGCGGTGGCATCTGGCTTGACCGAGGAGAACTAGAAGCTATTCAAAAAGATAATATAGTTAAAGCCATTGGTAATTTATTCCGTAAAATTATTTAA
- a CDS encoding BlaI/MecI/CopY family transcriptional regulator codes for MKLKELTKAEEQMMHRIWQMGRTTVKTIVEQMPEPKPAVNTVSTIVRALADKKYLGFEQVGRGYEYFPIVDKAEYRKQFMSRMMSTYFQDSFKDLVSFFAKENKIKPDELDELIQEVKRDLKNEEEES; via the coding sequence ATGAAACTAAAAGAATTGACAAAAGCCGAAGAACAAATGATGCATCGGATCTGGCAAATGGGCAGAACAACAGTTAAAACCATTGTAGAACAAATGCCAGAACCCAAACCTGCTGTTAATACTGTTTCAACCATTGTACGAGCACTGGCTGATAAAAAATACCTGGGTTTTGAACAAGTGGGGCGTGGATATGAGTATTTCCCAATTGTTGACAAGGCTGAATATCGCAAGCAGTTTATGTCGAGGATGATGTCGACCTATTTTCAGGATTCATTTAAAGATTTGGTTTCTTTCTTTGCTAAGGAGAATAAAATTAAACCAGATGAGCTGGATGAACTGATTCAGGAGGTGAAACGCGATCTTAAAAATGAGGAAGAAGAATCTTAG
- a CDS encoding M56 family metallopeptidase translates to MHNLLNYLIESSIFLGIETGIYYAFLSRLNTFGFNRFFLLSGFMVSVVIPFISISVSPLSNASADLFAVNDTLEEIAVYPTMAKNSVVSFIYDLSAFQWIYIIGLILLLTRLIIAYYKLNLIGKQNKRKEYKGLRIIEVSNPYHAFSFFKWIFINPSRYSDDEQQHVINHEKAHANYFHTLDIIFLELFLITQWFNPFAWLLKKALKETHEFQADQSVLKSGTSMGRYKALLLAEVSGYKVLAANNFNESLTKKRFNMMSKKNTLKSKVIFPLFAIGTLICSSIVFACNKEADVNQTDLTSDTDDQVENLSTYSVTERITGKIHYMADEMPQYPGGEAALRQFIASEVHYPEEAKQRNLEGKVYVEFVVGEDGNVGNVKIARGVDPILDNEALRVVKNLPQWVPGKINGENVNISYTVPIKFALN, encoded by the coding sequence ATGCATAATTTGCTAAACTATTTGATTGAGTCATCAATATTCTTAGGTATTGAAACAGGGATTTATTATGCTTTTTTATCCCGATTAAACACCTTTGGATTTAACCGTTTCTTTTTATTGAGTGGCTTTATGGTATCAGTGGTTATTCCATTTATTAGCATATCAGTTTCGCCATTATCCAATGCTTCTGCTGATTTATTTGCAGTAAACGACACTTTGGAAGAGATTGCTGTTTATCCAACAATGGCGAAAAATAGTGTGGTTTCATTTATATATGATCTTTCAGCATTTCAATGGATTTATATTATTGGTCTGATATTGCTATTAACACGCTTGATAATTGCCTACTATAAACTCAATTTAATAGGAAAACAAAACAAACGCAAAGAGTACAAAGGCTTACGTATTATTGAAGTGAGTAACCCATATCACGCATTTTCGTTTTTCAAATGGATATTTATTAATCCATCACGTTATAGTGATGACGAACAACAACATGTAATCAACCATGAGAAGGCGCATGCCAATTATTTCCACACCTTGGATATAATTTTTCTGGAGCTTTTTCTCATCACCCAATGGTTTAACCCATTTGCATGGTTATTAAAAAAGGCATTGAAAGAAACCCATGAATTTCAGGCCGACCAATCAGTATTAAAATCAGGAACTTCAATGGGGCGTTACAAAGCGCTATTACTAGCCGAAGTTTCGGGATATAAAGTACTGGCAGCAAATAATTTTAATGAATCATTAACCAAAAAAAGATTTAACATGATGTCGAAGAAAAATACACTAAAATCTAAAGTTATATTCCCTCTGTTTGCAATAGGTACATTAATTTGTTCATCTATCGTTTTTGCATGTAACAAAGAGGCAGATGTTAACCAAACAGACCTGACTTCTGATACAGACGATCAAGTAGAAAATTTATCAACCTATAGTGTTACTGAAAGAATTACCGGAAAAATTCATTATATGGCTGATGAAATGCCTCAATACCCAGGAGGAGAAGCAGCTTTACGTCAATTTATTGCCAGTGAGGTACATTATCCGGAAGAAGCTAAACAACGAAATTTAGAAGGAAAAGTATATGTTGAGTTTGTTGTAGGTGAAGATGGCAATGTGGGCAATGTTAAAATTGCCAGAGGAGTTGATCCCATCTTAGACAACGAAGCATTGAGAGTAGTTAAAAATCTTCCTCAGTGGGTACCCGGTAAAATAAATGGCGAAAATGTAAACATTTCATATACAGTACCCATTAAATTTGCACTTAACTAA